The following coding sequences are from one Candidatus Nitrosopumilus sp. SW window:
- a CDS encoding pyridoxamine 5'-phosphate oxidase family protein produces MIEFNERETEFLNSLEEARIATSHDDVPHVKPVSFVLDENTIIIATDYETRTYKNLKTNPNSSVIIDIYKSGKHKAVLIQGKTEIIENGDEFKKLYNIFHQKFEWVRRDPWKENEAPFLKIIPKNKTSWGLDSR; encoded by the coding sequence TTGATAGAATTCAATGAAAGAGAGACAGAGTTTCTCAATTCATTAGAAGAAGCTAGAATAGCTACATCACATGATGATGTTCCGCATGTCAAACCAGTATCATTTGTACTCGATGAAAATACAATCATTATTGCTACAGATTATGAAACAAGAACATACAAGAATCTAAAAACGAATCCAAATTCAAGTGTAATAATAGATATTTACAAGTCAGGGAAACACAAAGCAGTGTTAATTCAAGGTAAAACAGAGATAATAGAAAACGGAGATGAATTCAAAAAATTATACAATATTTTCCATCAAAAATTTGAATGGGTCAGACGAGACCCATGGAAGGAAAACGAAGCACCATTTCTAAAAATTATTCCAAAAAACAAAACCAGTTGGGGATTAGATAGCAGGTAG
- a CDS encoding DUF2203 domain-containing protein: MFSFFTTNEANEALPDVIKKFEYALAKQNEVKKLEQQLQMSVSTTNSFEDYVTLKQQLNSAITKFYEAVEILENTGVVVKSIEQGLLDFPAKRFDEEVWLCWKYGETEIKFWHEKDSGFMGRKPIEVSDESLV; this comes from the coding sequence ATGTTCTCATTTTTCACTACAAATGAAGCAAATGAAGCACTTCCTGATGTAATTAAGAAATTTGAATATGCATTAGCAAAACAAAATGAAGTAAAAAAACTTGAACAGCAATTACAAATGAGTGTATCAACTACTAATTCTTTTGAGGATTATGTGACTCTAAAACAACAACTAAACTCTGCCATAACAAAATTCTATGAAGCAGTTGAAATCCTTGAAAATACTGGAGTTGTAGTTAAAAGCATCGAACAAGGCTTGCTAGACTTTCCTGCAAAGAGATTTGATGAAGAGGTCTGGCTGTGCTGGAAATATGGTGAAACTGAAATAAAATTCTGGCATGAGAAAGACTCTGGATTTATGGGGAGAAAGCCTATCGAAGTTAGTGATGAATCTCTTGTTTAA
- a CDS encoding TrmB family transcriptional regulator, producing MMSYEDQVSGIAAELEEILDLDDLEAKVYLNLLRAGPITASALAKELDIDRARMYRTVDRLVSRNIISTTLSSPKLCIAVEPHEALKITLGKKEDEVNKIKKSGEAIIEKINNEITTNQSSSIPTFRVVQGRQNIYADIAQMIEETTDVLYIVTTLDDVSRMYHSTIPEKITICEKNGGSVRLLVDMNDTKLTPFVKRFNATETKIGKLPSKGRLIVQKDKKMIMSDSAASFQHSNSDSDFSLCTNSTEMVDNIFTLCKFLWETSNPLKTIDVKNFVSN from the coding sequence ATGATGTCATATGAGGATCAAGTAAGCGGAATTGCCGCAGAACTAGAGGAAATTCTGGATTTAGATGATTTAGAGGCTAAAGTTTACCTTAATTTACTTAGAGCAGGTCCCATAACTGCCAGTGCATTAGCAAAAGAGTTAGATATTGACAGAGCAAGAATGTACAGAACAGTAGATAGACTAGTAAGCAGAAATATTATTTCAACTACATTATCTAGCCCAAAATTGTGTATTGCAGTTGAACCGCACGAAGCATTGAAAATAACATTAGGTAAAAAAGAAGATGAAGTAAATAAAATCAAAAAATCAGGAGAGGCCATTATTGAAAAGATCAATAATGAAATTACAACAAATCAAAGTAGTTCAATTCCAACATTTAGAGTGGTACAAGGTCGCCAGAACATTTATGCAGATATTGCACAGATGATTGAAGAAACAACAGATGTGTTATACATTGTTACAACATTAGATGATGTTTCAAGAATGTATCATAGTACCATACCAGAAAAAATTACCATATGTGAAAAGAATGGAGGTAGTGTGAGACTATTGGTTGATATGAATGATACAAAACTCACACCATTTGTAAAGAGATTCAATGCAACTGAAACTAAAATTGGTAAATTACCATCCAAAGGAAGATTAATTGTTCAAAAAGACAAAAAAATGATAATGTCAGATTCTGCAGCATCATTTCAGCATTCTAATTCTGATTCTGATTTTTCATTATGTACAAACTCGACTGAAATGGTAGACAATATCTTTACACTCTGTAAATTTTTGTGGGAAACATCAAATCCACTAAAAACAATTGATGTAAAGAATTTCGTTAGTAATTAA
- a CDS encoding type II secretion system F family protein yields the protein MERVERKNRKSIEIEPKQSILKNEMLKSGIFSIVASISVITMSFYFSEYSDSTTIRDVGLIFGILVGIIPFTIHQLKEVQRRDSIDRNLPVFLLALLSSVQSGANLIKAIEQAADRNLGALTPELKNLRANISWGTPIEEAFENFAERTGTRVSRRVTVLLEMAMKIGGDVTENLEMIQKHVSEMQNIEKSRKSALQPYTYTIYISFVVFLAVAVLLTTSFFTEIEKVQEGLLAAGSGTDGLFGSLASMEIEKLESALFNMAVIEAVFGGLAAGKIGSGSYVAGTKHVVVMIVIAVIAFNVM from the coding sequence ATGGAAAGAGTCGAAAGAAAAAACAGAAAATCAATTGAGATAGAACCAAAACAATCAATATTAAAAAATGAGATGTTAAAGAGTGGAATATTTTCAATTGTTGCATCAATTAGCGTAATTACAATGAGTTTTTACTTTTCAGAGTATTCAGATTCTACAACAATTAGAGATGTAGGATTAATTTTTGGAATTTTGGTTGGAATAATTCCTTTTACAATTCACCAACTAAAAGAAGTTCAAAGAAGAGATAGCATAGATAGGAATCTACCAGTGTTTTTACTTGCATTGCTGAGTTCAGTTCAAAGTGGAGCCAACCTAATCAAGGCAATTGAGCAGGCTGCAGATAGAAATCTAGGTGCATTGACGCCAGAATTAAAAAATTTAAGAGCAAATATCAGTTGGGGAACCCCAATTGAAGAGGCATTTGAGAATTTCGCAGAGAGAACTGGGACTAGAGTTTCAAGAAGAGTAACAGTTCTCTTAGAGATGGCAATGAAGATTGGAGGAGATGTTACAGAAAATCTAGAGATGATTCAAAAACATGTTTCTGAAATGCAAAATATCGAAAAGAGTAGGAAATCAGCTCTACAGCCATACACATACACAATATACATTTCATTTGTAGTATTTTTGGCAGTTGCAGTGTTACTAACAACTAGTTTCTTTACAGAGATAGAAAAAGTTCAAGAAGGACTTTTGGCTGCAGGTAGTGGAACAGATGGATTATTTGGATCTTTAGCAAGTATGGAAATTGAAAAATTAGAATCAGCACTATTTAACATGGCAGTAATCGAAGCAGTCTTTGGAGGATTGGCTGCAGGAAAAATTGGATCTGGATCATATGTTGCAGGAACAAAACATGTAGTAGTTATGATCGTAATTGCAGTAATTGCATTTAATGTGATGTAA
- a CDS encoding type II secretion system F family protein, translating into MNIIGTKQKKKQREESVGQIHVFSYKILNDHVKILHPKLRSLEKSIKQAMMPIPFEVYVSSMVFFSMIAGMCGVIMGIIASQFINIQPASIGFLMPLLTGLMLFGMTFGILQMIPAIRVKNRAAKLVEEIPHFIGYMSTLATSGLTLEGIFKAIAKEETDEDIVKDARFIVRNIDILGMDLISAIKDLINRTPTGPYSELLDGAIITVQSGGDLKEYFNATAKVQLEEKKMLMQKTTESLGSVAEIYTILLIVFPLLAVIMLSIMGIMSPSLAGFDLLTLMNILTFAVIPLSGVLMLVMMDTMVPKR; encoded by the coding sequence TTGAACATAATAGGAACTAAACAAAAAAAGAAACAAAGAGAAGAGTCAGTAGGGCAGATTCATGTTTTTAGTTACAAAATACTAAATGATCATGTAAAGATTTTACATCCAAAATTAAGATCACTTGAAAAATCAATCAAGCAGGCAATGATGCCAATTCCATTTGAAGTCTATGTATCCAGCATGGTGTTCTTTAGCATGATTGCAGGCATGTGTGGTGTGATTATGGGCATAATTGCATCTCAATTCATCAATATCCAGCCAGCAAGTATAGGATTCTTGATGCCTTTACTTACAGGATTGATGCTGTTTGGAATGACTTTTGGAATACTGCAGATGATTCCTGCAATCAGAGTAAAAAACAGAGCTGCAAAGCTAGTAGAGGAAATTCCTCATTTTATCGGATACATGTCAACATTGGCAACTAGTGGTCTTACGTTAGAGGGAATTTTCAAGGCAATTGCAAAAGAAGAGACTGATGAGGATATTGTAAAAGATGCAAGATTCATTGTAAGAAATATCGATATTTTAGGAATGGATTTGATCAGTGCCATCAAAGATTTGATTAACAGAACACCAACAGGACCATATTCAGAATTGTTAGATGGTGCAATAATAACAGTTCAATCAGGAGGAGATCTTAAAGAATACTTTAACGCAACTGCAAAAGTTCAGCTAGAAGAAAAAAAGATGCTCATGCAAAAAACTACAGAGTCATTAGGAAGTGTCGCTGAAATTTATACAATTTTGTTAATTGTTTTCCCATTACTTGCAGTAATCATGTTATCAATTATGGGCATCATGAGTCCCAGTTTAGCAGGATTTGATTTGTTAACTTTAATGAATATTCTAACTTTTGCAGTAATTCCACTTAGTGGAGTACTGATGTTGGTAATGATGGATACAATGGTTCCAAAGAGGTAG
- a CDS encoding type II/IV secretion system ATPase subunit, with amino-acid sequence MRLNIFKDRFSGLQNLQINGKEKSDEKLRVSEKTSNSSKDEKIPQFMTLSKLEWDENEIHAGVIKDPTAKGGLRYQVIEPILTERDQKAFEIIKKLLITELTVSMNEIKSKKDAERRLKKKISSMIKKYRLKIPPKNIAKINYYAIRDFVYLGKIEPLMRDHMIEEISCDGTNIPIYIWHREHESMPTNIIFEKDSELNNFSRKMAYICGKHVSMADPIIDASLPNGSRINLTLGHEITKRGSTFTIRRFRADPITIIDLIKFGTISVDIAAYMWYLAEKRATMLIAGGTASGKTTALNALASFIRPGQKVVSIEDTQELNLPHENWIPAVSRQNFTDTQIGEINQFDLLRAALRQRPDIIIVGETRGREAYTLFQAMATGHGGFSSIHADSVDATLTRLTSSPMDVPKALISNSLDLITLQLKIRIGEKSVRRIIQVSEINGIDEKTGQIKTHEIFKWNPKTDTHDYMGDSVIFKKIKERDGDSEEKINYELTKRKSALEWMVKNDIRDHKEVTANIMDYYANPERFYERKRLEV; translated from the coding sequence TTGAGGCTAAATATTTTCAAGGACAGATTTTCAGGATTGCAAAATTTGCAAATTAATGGAAAAGAAAAATCAGATGAAAAACTCAGAGTTTCTGAAAAAACTTCCAATTCATCTAAAGATGAAAAGATACCTCAATTCATGACATTGTCAAAGCTAGAGTGGGATGAAAATGAAATTCATGCAGGCGTAATTAAAGATCCAACTGCAAAAGGAGGTTTAAGATATCAGGTAATAGAACCAATCCTTACAGAAAGAGACCAAAAGGCATTTGAAATCATAAAGAAATTGCTCATAACAGAACTAACTGTTTCCATGAATGAAATTAAATCAAAAAAAGATGCAGAGCGAAGGTTGAAAAAAAAGATATCATCAATGATTAAAAAATACAGATTAAAAATTCCGCCAAAAAATATTGCAAAAATTAACTATTATGCAATTCGAGATTTTGTATATCTTGGAAAAATTGAACCATTAATGAGAGATCATATGATTGAAGAGATAAGTTGTGATGGGACAAATATTCCAATCTACATATGGCATAGAGAGCATGAATCAATGCCAACAAATATCATTTTTGAAAAAGATTCAGAGTTGAATAATTTCTCAAGAAAGATGGCATACATTTGTGGAAAACATGTCTCAATGGCAGACCCGATTATCGACGCATCACTTCCAAATGGAAGTAGAATCAATCTAACACTAGGTCATGAAATTACAAAGAGGGGAAGTACGTTTACAATTAGACGATTTCGAGCAGATCCAATTACAATCATAGATTTGATAAAATTCGGAACAATATCAGTAGATATTGCTGCATACATGTGGTATTTAGCCGAAAAACGTGCAACAATGCTTATTGCAGGAGGAACCGCAAGTGGAAAAACAACAGCACTAAATGCTCTTGCATCATTTATCAGACCTGGTCAGAAGGTTGTCAGTATAGAGGACACTCAAGAATTAAACTTGCCACATGAGAATTGGATTCCTGCAGTATCACGACAAAACTTTACAGATACCCAGATAGGAGAAATCAATCAATTTGACTTGCTAAGAGCAGCTCTAAGACAGAGACCAGATATAATTATTGTAGGAGAAACAAGAGGTAGAGAAGCATATACGTTATTCCAGGCAATGGCAACAGGTCACGGAGGGTTTTCATCCATACATGCAGATTCAGTAGATGCAACATTAACAAGATTAACTTCATCTCCAATGGATGTTCCCAAAGCATTAATTTCAAACAGTTTAGATTTAATCACTTTACAATTGAAAATCCGAATTGGAGAAAAATCAGTTAGAAGGATTATTCAAGTTTCAGAAATTAATGGAATTGATGAGAAAACAGGGCAGATTAAGACTCATGAAATTTTTAAATGGAATCCAAAAACGGATACTCATGATTACATGGGAGACAGTGTAATTTTCAAAAAAATCAAAGAAAGAGATGGAGATTCTGAAGAAAAGATCAATTATGAATTAACCAAAAGAAAATCAGCATTAGAATGGATGGTAAAAAATGACATACGTGATCATAAAGAAGTGACTGCAAACATCATGGATTACTATGCAAATCCAGAAAGATTCTACGAGAGAAAAAGATTGGAGGTGTAA
- a CDS encoding archaellin/type IV pilin N-terminal domain-containing protein has translation MKKRRGVTDVISTMLLMAITVTGATTLTYFVNDGFVSGNIASVSTSDSSSLNLMLLAYDTRDSSSLLTMNEVDNDHSLNDFLCGFSCKDFPNAIPENNGSEFLVLQIQNNALDSIFLENISINGVVHYWDPATSGISLDASQNDLIGGKYPSDGMFSIISPQPPLIQNQNNEIQNGEIVNLLIKLGPDDSDILLNKGIHVFLNVGKNHLVEFLIESGDAR, from the coding sequence TTGAAAAAAAGACGAGGTGTAACTGATGTTATCAGTACAATGCTATTGATGGCAATAACTGTAACTGGAGCTACTACACTTACTTATTTTGTAAATGATGGATTTGTTTCTGGAAATATTGCTAGTGTTTCTACATCCGATTCTTCATCATTAAATCTAATGTTATTGGCATATGATACTAGAGATTCTTCTTCTCTATTGACCATGAATGAAGTTGACAATGATCATTCTCTTAATGACTTTTTATGTGGTTTTTCTTGTAAGGATTTTCCAAATGCAATCCCTGAAAATAACGGAAGTGAATTTCTAGTATTACAAATTCAAAATAATGCTCTTGACTCAATATTTTTGGAAAATATTTCTATTAATGGTGTAGTGCATTATTGGGATCCTGCTACCTCTGGAATCTCATTAGATGCCTCTCAAAATGATTTGATTGGAGGCAAATACCCTTCAGATGGGATGTTTTCTATCATATCTCCTCAACCTCCACTAATTCAGAATCAAAACAATGAGATTCAAAACGGGGAAATTGTTAATCTTCTAATCAAACTTGGACCAGATGATTCTGATATTTTATTGAACAAAGGGATTCATGTTTTCCTCAATGTTGGCAAAAACCATCTTGTTGAATTTTTAATTGAAAGTGGAGATGCCAGATGA
- a CDS encoding archaellin/type IV pilin N-terminal domain-containing protein — protein sequence MSKQNKLTSRKAVAPVIATLLLVAIAVVGGSIVFVFSQGFFSSAQISGAPQIESLEFAGYDSRDIDILQYHDGQSSGVASGAANNGLIPNERVMVYVQNQGVSKVTLTEVRLAGTVYTYEAPAGGVLTVFSAGTGVLDDGELDAGEFWIGTRTVSGAAAEISTTQSAEIQPGQTATIILELDETLREGRDAQIKLTTANGAVFVGTVIAGQQSG from the coding sequence ATGTCAAAACAAAACAAATTGACCTCTAGAAAAGCCGTTGCTCCAGTAATTGCAACACTTCTTCTAGTCGCAATCGCAGTTGTTGGTGGCAGTATTGTCTTTGTGTTCTCACAAGGATTCTTTAGTTCTGCCCAAATCAGCGGTGCTCCACAAATCGAGTCTCTTGAATTTGCAGGATATGATTCAAGAGATATTGACATACTACAATATCATGATGGTCAATCCTCAGGTGTTGCAAGTGGTGCCGCAAACAATGGTTTGATCCCAAATGAGAGAGTGATGGTTTATGTCCAAAATCAAGGTGTTTCTAAAGTAACACTTACCGAAGTCCGTCTTGCAGGTACGGTGTACACTTACGAAGCTCCTGCTGGTGGTGTTCTAACGGTATTCAGCGCTGGTACTGGTGTACTTGATGATGGTGAATTGGACGCCGGTGAATTCTGGATTGGTACTAGAACTGTTTCTGGTGCTGCCGCAGAAATATCTACTACTCAAAGTGCAGAAATTCAACCTGGACAAACTGCAACAATCATTCTTGAGTTAGATGAAACTCTCCGAGAAGGCAGAGACGCACAAATCAAACTGACAACAGCTAATGGTGCCGTCTTTGTAGGTACTGTAATTGCAGGTCAACAAAGTGGATAA